CTCATCTTCAAATTCTTTCAAAATTTTGGCTGCACCTAAAAGCATCGTTGTGTGCATATCATGACCACAGGCATGCATATAACCATTCTCAGATTTAAAAGACAAATCAGTTAATTCCTTAATTGGCAAAGCATCCATATCTCCACGCAATAAGAAAGTTTTTCCAGCCTTTTTACCTGCAACGACTGTAATTCCTGATTCCCCGCACGATTGGGGTTCATACCCATACTCTGTCAGTTTTTCTTTCACGAACGCAACGGTGTTAGGTAATTCTAGCCCGATTTCCGGGTTTTGATGCAAGTGCCTTCTGATTTCGACCAATTCTTCTTGTAATCCATCAGCAAATAATGTTTGTTTTTCTGTTAGCATTTATTTTTCTCCTTTTCTTTTGATCCGATGTGACTTTAACTGATATACGTAGATCAATCGAACGACTCATCGATCTTATCGTAAACAACCAAAAACAACAGATAAAACGTTACGCCTATCATACCAAACCGCTGTGTCATTTTTCCAGTTTATTTTTTAGGCATGGTGTGGATGCTGTGGCCTGTTAAAAGTTCATAAGCTTCACCGACACCTTCATTGTACGTTGGATGAGGATGAATGATTCCTGTCACTTGATCGATGGTCAAGCCATTTGCGATGCCTGTCGCAAATTCACTGATCATATCTGTCGCACGCTCACACATTAGATGAGCACCGATGATTTTATCACTTTGAGCTTCTGCGATGACTTTGATAAAGCCTAGAGAAGAACCTGCAATGATCGTTTTTCCGTTACCAGCCATCGGATATTTCCCGAGTTTGATCGAAATTCCCTGTTCTTTTGCCTGTGTCTCTGTTATTCCGACTGAAGCGATCTCTGGCGCCGTATAGACACATGATGGAACTAAGTCTAAATCATAAACACCTGCTGTTTGATTCATTGCCATCACAGCATTCACTCCTTGAGCAGAAGCTAGATGCGCTAATTGCATGCCGCGGCTAGCAACATCCCCGATCGCATAAATGCCTTTAACGGATGTTTCAAAGGCTTCATCGACCCAAATCGCCTGGTTATCAAGTTCAACAGCAAAGCCTTCGGCAAATAGTCCATCAAATGCAGCTTTACGACCTGTTGCGATCAGTACAGCATCCCCTTCTGCACTCATGTCTTTGCCTTTTGAAATGAATGTACAGGTCAACAGCTCATCTTTAGTGATCGATGCAACACTGGATTTAGTAAAAATTTTGATCCCTTGCTTTTTCAGGATCAATGCTAATTTCTTAGAAATCTCATTATCAAAATTTGGCAAAAGCGTATCAGCAGCCTCAATGATCGTAACATCACAGCCTAGATCATTAAAAATCGAAGCAAACTCGACACCGATCACACCTCCACCGATAATGACCAACTGCTTATATTGATTTGACTGAGCCAAAAGTTCATTACTCGTTAAAACACCAGGTAAATCACTTCCAGGTATAGGCGGAATCGCTGGTTTTGAGCCAGTTGCGATCAGGATCTTATCTGTTTCATAAATTTCTCCTGAAACTCTGACTTTACCTTTTGCAATGATTTCGCCGCTTCCCATGATCAATTCAATTTTGTTTGCCTTGATTAGTGCTTCAACTCCTTGAACCAATTGATCGACCACTTGCTCTTTTTTCTGATAGATACGATTCATATCAAGAGTGATAGCGTCGATGTGAATGCCGATTTCCTCTGACTGTTTGATCGTTCTGACCGTCTCAGCAGAATGCAGCAAAGATTTCGTCGGGATACAGCCTCGATTCAAGCATGTCCCGCCAACTCTTTGCTCTTCAACAAGTGCTACTTTCATGTCCAACTGAGCAGCCTTGATTGCTGCTACATAGCCTCCAGGTCCTGCTCCAACAACAATTAAATCATACCTCACCCTTTTCACTCCCTTCCTTATTCTTTAGAAAAATCATAACGAACGATTGGATGCCGCGCCGCTCTCACTTCATCTACACGATGAATTTGAGCATGGAGCGGATAATTATGGAAGTCCTCTGGATTTTCATGTGCCGCTTCATACAATTTGCGGTAAACAGAGATAGCGTCATCGATCCGTTCTTTTGATTCTGTTTCAGGAGGCTCTACCATCAATGCTTCTGGTACTGTCAATGGGAAATACATGGTCGGCGGATACATTTTATGATCCAAAATTCCTTTAGCAACATCTAAAGCTGTGACACCCGTTTCTTTTTTCAATCGATCTAAGCTGATCACAAATTCATG
This sequence is a window from Enterococcus wangshanyuanii. Protein-coding genes within it:
- the lpdA gene encoding dihydrolipoyl dehydrogenase — protein: MRYDLIVVGAGPGGYVAAIKAAQLDMKVALVEEQRVGGTCLNRGCIPTKSLLHSAETVRTIKQSEEIGIHIDAITLDMNRIYQKKEQVVDQLVQGVEALIKANKIELIMGSGEIIAKGKVRVSGEIYETDKILIATGSKPAIPPIPGSDLPGVLTSNELLAQSNQYKQLVIIGGGVIGVEFASIFNDLGCDVTIIEAADTLLPNFDNEISKKLALILKKQGIKIFTKSSVASITKDELLTCTFISKGKDMSAEGDAVLIATGRKAAFDGLFAEGFAVELDNQAIWVDEAFETSVKGIYAIGDVASRGMQLAHLASAQGVNAVMAMNQTAGVYDLDLVPSCVYTAPEIASVGITETQAKEQGISIKLGKYPMAGNGKTIIAGSSLGFIKVIAEAQSDKIIGAHLMCERATDMISEFATGIANGLTIDQVTGIIHPHPTYNEGVGEAYELLTGHSIHTMPKK